A part of Solibacillus sp. FSL H8-0538 genomic DNA contains:
- a CDS encoding GerAB/ArcD/ProY family transporter — MTIKLTRVQFFLLMFIMQTAFVYVSFQNLVIENGKRDSTLQFLITALVFYLLLLFFERTYQYFILNPVTRFLYILYWFYYLHAFVVNTLYILSSWVFPNTPNAVLVFLLLSVCYYASVSRAETAVNIGVVMIPMLVIFFLFLFLSIPDLEVTNLFPLMQEPVDRWIKGILFSTNAFSGVEVYLILRKYVMQSETINRRILLIYASFLTAFYMVSLLFTIMYFAIEEINIISEPILYILNSQEVTFVKRLDIFFIYIWVSWTIIGIVNHVLVIRLVYFQQKRKYEKFQQLVFFTVMGISACFFVNITMQQIFKHSLLYINLVFAIVLPIIIISVNKLRGRSQFDSSK; from the coding sequence ATGACGATTAAACTTACACGTGTGCAGTTTTTTTTGCTAATGTTTATTATGCAAACGGCCTTTGTTTATGTATCATTTCAAAACTTAGTCATTGAAAATGGGAAACGTGATTCAACGTTACAATTTCTTATCACGGCTTTAGTATTTTATCTACTATTATTGTTTTTTGAACGTACTTATCAATATTTTATATTAAACCCTGTTACTCGGTTTCTTTACATTTTGTACTGGTTTTATTATCTTCATGCGTTTGTCGTCAATACTTTGTATATACTGTCGTCGTGGGTGTTTCCGAATACACCAAATGCCGTGCTCGTTTTTTTGTTATTGTCTGTTTGTTACTATGCAAGCGTGAGCAGAGCGGAGACGGCTGTTAACATTGGTGTGGTTATGATACCGATGCTTGTTATATTTTTTCTTTTTCTATTCTTGTCCATTCCGGATTTAGAGGTGACCAATTTGTTTCCGTTAATGCAAGAGCCAGTTGATCGATGGATTAAGGGGATTCTATTTTCGACGAATGCCTTTAGTGGAGTCGAGGTTTATTTAATACTCCGAAAATATGTGATGCAAAGCGAGACAATAAATCGCAGAATTTTGTTAATATATGCGTCTTTTCTCACGGCTTTTTATATGGTATCGCTATTATTTACAATTATGTATTTTGCAATTGAAGAGATTAATATCATTTCTGAGCCAATTTTATACATCTTAAATTCACAGGAAGTAACTTTTGTAAAACGGCTCGATATTTTCTTCATTTATATTTGGGTATCATGGACGATTATTGGGATAGTGAATCATGTACTTGTGATTCGACTTGTTTATTTTCAACAAAAGCGCAAATATGAGAAGTTTCAGCAGCTCGTATTTTTCACCGTTATGGGTATTTCGGCGTGTTTTTTCGTTAATATTACAATGCAACAGATATTTAAGCATTCTTTATTGTATATAAATTTGGTGTTTGCAATTGTGTTGCCTATCATTATTATTAGCGTCAATAAACTGAGGGGGAGATCACAATTCGATTCATCAAAATAA
- a CDS encoding MATE family efflux transporter encodes MYETSNLKQKYKLLLTIILPLLITQVAVYLISFFDILMASNYGTADLAGVSIGSSIWMPVYTGLSGILLSITPIVAQYVGAKKSFHAKKAVQQGAYVAIVLAILIFIGILLAIEPLLSLMSLETEVHRIAKGYIIALCFGLIPLFLYQVLRCFVDALGKTRVTMFITLLTTPVNIILNWIFIYGKFGVPALGGVGAGVASAITYWIIFFIALAVVAKRTPFKEFALLSNWPTIDFSEWKEILRIGVPIGIAIFAETSIFAAVTMMMSNYSTAVIGAHQIALNFTSLLYMVPLSVAMGATILVGYEVGAGRLLDAKRYSYLCVGTTIIFSFMSATVLFFCREWIVSIYTSDPLVIEMATQFLVFAAIFQLSDSIQAPVQGALRGYKDVTVTFIMAIISYWIIGLPVGYVLATWTEFGPFGYWIGLIAGLTAGAITLSIRLKRIQRKTA; translated from the coding sequence ATGTACGAAACATCAAATTTGAAACAAAAATACAAACTACTGCTAACGATCATACTTCCGTTATTAATTACGCAAGTAGCCGTTTACTTAATCTCATTTTTCGATATTTTAATGGCGAGTAATTACGGGACAGCAGATCTTGCCGGCGTATCGATCGGCTCTTCCATCTGGATGCCGGTATATACGGGACTGTCCGGAATTTTACTATCCATAACGCCCATTGTAGCACAATATGTTGGTGCAAAAAAATCATTTCATGCGAAAAAAGCTGTTCAGCAAGGGGCTTATGTCGCCATTGTCCTTGCTATTCTCATCTTTATTGGGATTCTACTGGCGATTGAGCCGTTATTATCGCTCATGTCACTAGAAACCGAAGTACACCGAATTGCAAAAGGTTATATTATCGCATTATGCTTCGGGTTAATTCCCCTATTTTTATATCAGGTACTTCGCTGCTTTGTTGATGCACTTGGAAAAACACGCGTGACGATGTTTATAACCCTACTGACCACACCGGTAAACATCATCTTAAACTGGATTTTCATTTACGGGAAATTCGGTGTTCCGGCGCTTGGCGGAGTTGGTGCAGGGGTTGCTTCTGCGATTACATACTGGATTATTTTCTTTATTGCATTAGCCGTTGTCGCAAAGCGCACGCCGTTTAAAGAGTTTGCACTATTAAGTAACTGGCCAACAATTGATTTTTCTGAGTGGAAAGAAATTTTACGTATTGGTGTGCCTATCGGTATTGCAATTTTTGCTGAAACGAGTATTTTCGCGGCTGTGACGATGATGATGAGTAACTATTCAACCGCGGTAATCGGAGCCCATCAAATTGCCCTAAACTTTACTTCCCTACTTTATATGGTGCCGCTCTCAGTTGCAATGGGCGCAACCATTCTAGTCGGCTACGAGGTCGGAGCTGGTCGCCTGTTAGATGCAAAGCGCTACAGCTATTTATGTGTCGGGACAACGATTATTTTTAGCTTCATGTCAGCGACTGTGTTATTTTTTTGCCGTGAATGGATTGTCAGTATTTACACGTCAGATCCGCTAGTTATAGAAATGGCCACACAGTTTTTAGTATTTGCGGCAATCTTCCAACTATCGGATTCTATCCAAGCACCTGTCCAAGGGGCACTGCGCGGCTATAAGGATGTAACAGTTACGTTTATTATGGCCATCATTAGCTACTGGATTATCGGTTTACCCGTAGGTTATGTACTTGCTACATGGACAGAGTTTGGTCCATTCGGCTACTGGATTGGTCTCATTGCAGGTTTAACAGCAGGTGCCATTACGTTATCAATCCGATTAAAAAGGATTCAACGAAAAACGGCATAA
- a CDS encoding beta-carotene 15,15'-monooxygenase has protein sequence MTIIARKKNLWILFGLLVILSNVLLYRTSFGLSMLTVEERGVVIGSLLDFAIIVPLALMLAHDRVSVKKFILYAASGCIAARFIIPMDFLEPFVMFTWLGFAIEGAILLLEISLVLSLFIYMPKIVRFVKSSSLPLVFTFPEAINRFIRSHRIVQIISSELLMFYYAFGTWRQKEQPGITLYKNTSYVAMQLMIIHAIILETLGIHWWLHGVAPIVSFVLLLLNVYSIFFFLGDLQAMRLTPIVFEDNQLYISAGLMKHTKIPYHLIEEVVTDPTILEQKLKKDTLQFIVRDFEILQPQVILRMKEPITATYYLGVQKKYTTVAIRVDQPARFLQQLNLKIYH, from the coding sequence ATGACTATCATTGCACGGAAGAAAAATCTATGGATATTATTCGGACTGCTTGTAATTTTATCAAATGTTTTACTATATCGCACATCGTTTGGGCTCAGTATGTTAACGGTAGAAGAGCGCGGCGTTGTCATTGGTTCGTTACTTGATTTTGCAATCATTGTGCCGCTTGCATTAATGCTAGCGCATGACCGTGTTTCAGTGAAAAAGTTTATACTCTATGCAGCATCTGGCTGTATAGCAGCACGATTTATAATTCCAATGGATTTTTTAGAGCCGTTTGTCATGTTCACTTGGCTCGGGTTTGCGATCGAAGGGGCAATTTTGTTACTAGAAATTAGTTTAGTTCTTTCACTATTTATTTACATGCCGAAAATAGTACGATTCGTGAAAAGCAGTTCTCTACCGCTTGTTTTCACCTTTCCGGAAGCAATAAATCGCTTTATCCGCTCGCACCGCATTGTACAAATCATAAGTTCAGAGTTACTCATGTTTTACTATGCATTTGGAACATGGCGTCAAAAAGAACAACCAGGCATTACACTGTATAAAAACACGAGCTATGTAGCGATGCAATTGATGATTATTCATGCCATCATTCTGGAAACGCTCGGCATTCATTGGTGGTTACATGGGGTAGCCCCAATTGTGTCCTTTGTTTTACTGCTCTTAAATGTATACTCGATCTTCTTCTTTTTAGGTGATTTGCAGGCAATGCGTTTAACACCAATTGTATTTGAAGATAACCAATTGTATATTTCAGCTGGCTTAATGAAGCACACAAAAATTCCATACCATTTAATAGAAGAAGTCGTAACAGATCCAACTATATTGGAGCAAAAGCTTAAGAAAGATACGCTTCAATTTATTGTTCGCGATTTTGAAATATTGCAACCACAGGTTATTTTGCGCATGAAAGAACCAATTACAGCAACGTATTATTTAGGTGTTCAGAAAAAATATACCACGGTTGCCATACGTGTTGACCAACCAGCGCGCTTTTTGCAGCAACTTAACTTGAAAATATATCATTAA
- a CDS encoding GIY-YIG nuclease family protein — protein MERKKELKLQYKDSNKVEAGVYKIENKRNGLVFIASTRNFKTLNGVRFSLSNNTHIHKTLQQDWKLFGEENFTFECLETLNIEELIISEKEALAEMEEKWVNCYKENLYDKY, from the coding sequence ATGGAACGTAAAAAGGAATTAAAACTACAATATAAGGATTCAAATAAAGTAGAGGCAGGCGTCTACAAAATTGAAAATAAACGAAATGGTCTTGTGTTTATTGCGAGCACACGGAATTTCAAAACTTTAAATGGTGTACGCTTCTCGTTATCAAATAACACGCATATTCATAAAACATTACAACAGGACTGGAAACTATTTGGTGAAGAAAATTTTACATTCGAATGCTTAGAAACGTTAAATATCGAGGAATTAATAATTTCAGAAAAAGAAGCTCTTGCAGAAATGGAAGAGAAATGGGTAAACTGTTATAAAGAAAATTTGTATGATAAATATTAA
- a CDS encoding lmo1851 family serine protease produces the protein MDDQKHDGEQTEHNEQQEQPVKPAGKFLRIKPFAFIMLMFLTILVTAGLTIFALTFGDKKVVEVKVPVERAEFTKLYEAFDELKKNYYMDIDDEEVIYGAINGMFDALGDPYSDYMNKDEADSFNASLSSSFQGIGAEIQERNGYIMVVSPIKNSPAEKAGLLPKDIILEVDGESIKGMSASEAVLLIRGEKGTKVTLTIQRGDAKEPMQVVIVRDDIPVETVYGEMGDDKIAHIQITSFSEDTYEELAGVLEDYDAQGMKGIILDVRQNPGGFLNAALEIANLFVEEGKAIVQVQDRTSEPEVMYAEGGKKYKQPVTVLIDEGSASASEILAAALSESAGVKIIGLTSFGKGTVQTVSYLPDGSNLKFTTGKWLTPNGNWINEKGIKPDVKVDYPDYATLAYVDPATELTIGSDDAVISSAERMLEVLGYKPGDVDTKFTESTAEAVKNFQEDNELEPTGILSGETTYALMDALRVKIAEEDPQVLKAIELLLGTEVKASEN, from the coding sequence ATGGATGATCAAAAACACGACGGGGAACAAACAGAACATAATGAGCAGCAAGAACAACCAGTAAAACCTGCCGGCAAATTTTTACGCATTAAGCCGTTCGCTTTCATTATGTTAATGTTTCTAACAATTCTTGTAACTGCAGGGTTAACGATCTTCGCCTTAACTTTCGGTGACAAAAAGGTTGTGGAAGTAAAGGTACCTGTAGAACGAGCAGAATTTACAAAGCTATATGAAGCTTTTGATGAATTGAAAAAGAATTATTACATGGATATTGATGATGAAGAAGTGATTTATGGCGCGATTAACGGGATGTTTGATGCGTTAGGTGATCCTTATTCGGATTATATGAACAAAGACGAGGCAGATTCATTTAATGCAAGCTTATCGTCAAGCTTCCAAGGAATTGGCGCTGAAATTCAGGAACGTAACGGCTATATTATGGTCGTATCGCCAATTAAAAATTCCCCAGCTGAAAAAGCCGGGTTATTGCCTAAGGATATAATTTTAGAAGTTGACGGTGAAAGCATTAAAGGAATGAGTGCTTCTGAAGCGGTCTTATTAATTCGCGGTGAAAAGGGCACGAAAGTAACGTTAACAATTCAACGCGGGGACGCAAAAGAACCAATGCAAGTCGTCATCGTTCGTGATGATATTCCGGTTGAAACGGTGTATGGCGAAATGGGCGACGATAAAATCGCACATATTCAAATTACTTCATTCAGTGAAGATACGTACGAGGAGCTTGCAGGCGTATTAGAGGATTACGATGCACAAGGTATGAAAGGCATCATTTTAGATGTACGCCAAAATCCAGGTGGCTTTTTAAATGCTGCACTGGAAATTGCAAATTTATTCGTTGAAGAAGGCAAAGCGATTGTTCAAGTACAAGATCGAACTAGTGAGCCAGAAGTAATGTATGCTGAAGGTGGTAAGAAATACAAGCAGCCAGTAACAGTATTAATAGATGAAGGTAGTGCTTCAGCTTCAGAAATTTTAGCGGCTGCATTAAGTGAATCTGCAGGTGTGAAAATTATTGGCCTAACGTCATTCGGTAAAGGTACTGTACAAACAGTGAGCTACTTGCCAGACGGCAGTAATCTTAAATTTACAACAGGTAAATGGTTAACGCCAAATGGCAATTGGATTAATGAAAAAGGCATTAAACCTGATGTTAAAGTCGATTATCCTGATTACGCTACATTAGCATATGTGGACCCGGCTACAGAATTAACAATAGGTTCAGATGACGCGGTTATTTCTTCTGCTGAACGTATGCTTGAAGTATTAGGGTATAAGCCAGGCGATGTGGATACTAAATTTACCGAATCAACAGCTGAAGCCGTGAAAAATTTCCAAGAAGATAATGAGTTGGAGCCAACAGGGATTTTGTCTGGTGAAACTACTTATGCATTAATGGATGCGCTACGTGTGAAAATTGCCGAAGAAGATCCACAAGTGCTAAAAGCAATAGAATTATTATTAGGAACTGAAGTTAAAGCTTCAGAAAATTAA
- a CDS encoding CAP domain-containing protein, with protein MKALEKKAITKVDKKSTKEPGKTTTIKVEKKTATPAEKTTPQKEVTKEQVVTEQPTTNTEVEKAPVTQTTTEQSKTPEANTNSNASQNTTNSTTNTTEKAASTATDIDAIEAAVVELTNAERAKAGLQPLQAYTPLMAAAREKSQDMKDKNYFSHTSPTYGSPFDRLKALGISYQAAGENIAKGQRTAEEVVTAWMNSEGHRANILNENFTHIGVGYVKEGNIWTQQFIKQ; from the coding sequence ATTAAAGCATTAGAAAAAAAGGCAATTACAAAAGTAGATAAAAAGTCTACTAAAGAACCAGGCAAAACTACAACTATAAAAGTAGAAAAAAAGACTGCCACTCCAGCAGAAAAAACTACTCCTCAAAAAGAGGTAACAAAAGAGCAAGTAGTTACAGAGCAACCAACTACCAATACAGAGGTGGAAAAAGCACCAGTAACGCAAACAACTACGGAGCAATCAAAAACACCTGAAGCAAATACGAATTCAAATGCTTCTCAAAATACTACAAATTCAACAACGAATACAACAGAAAAAGCGGCTTCTACTGCAACTGACATTGATGCAATTGAAGCAGCGGTTGTAGAGTTAACAAATGCGGAGCGTGCGAAAGCTGGATTACAACCATTACAGGCTTATACACCATTGATGGCGGCAGCGCGTGAAAAATCACAAGATATGAAAGATAAAAATTACTTCTCTCATACAAGTCCAACTTACGGCAGCCCATTCGATCGCCTTAAAGCACTTGGCATTAGCTATCAAGCAGCCGGTGAAAACATCGCGAAAGGTCAACGTACAGCTGAAGAAGTTGTAACAGCTTGGATGAATTCAGAAGGTCACCGTGCGAATATTTTAAATGAAAACTTCACTCACATTGGCGTTGGGTATGTAAAAGAAGGCAACATCTGGACACAACAATTTATTAAACAATAA
- a CDS encoding DUF2087 domain-containing protein, giving the protein MSENQIWDASLSEMKQGYKELTQSFECLICSKHVEKGLVYSHEEKLYEAERFMKLHIELQHESVFMYFLQLDKKITGITEHQTMLLRLFYEGKSDKEIQQELEIGSASTIRQHRFAFKEKERQAKTLLTLMSLLKEKDEHAPKFIEPHVNATMVDDRYAITESEKQAILDKFLPDVNGHLTRFPPKEKQRIVVLTVLAKRFDESRMYTEKEVNEIVKTLWDDITLVRRYLISYGFLDRKRDGSAYWVKK; this is encoded by the coding sequence ATGAGTGAAAATCAAATTTGGGATGCATCGCTTTCTGAAATGAAACAAGGATATAAAGAGCTTACGCAATCTTTTGAGTGTTTGATTTGTAGTAAACATGTGGAGAAGGGGTTGGTATATTCACATGAGGAGAAATTATATGAGGCTGAGCGTTTTATGAAATTGCATATTGAGCTACAGCATGAATCAGTATTCATGTATTTCCTTCAGCTTGACAAGAAAATTACAGGTATAACGGAGCATCAAACAATGTTACTACGATTATTTTATGAAGGAAAATCCGATAAAGAGATTCAGCAAGAACTAGAAATCGGTAGTGCTTCGACAATTCGCCAACATCGTTTTGCATTTAAGGAAAAGGAACGTCAGGCTAAAACGCTCTTAACGCTCATGAGTTTATTGAAAGAAAAAGACGAACATGCCCCGAAGTTTATTGAGCCACATGTTAACGCGACGATGGTTGATGATCGTTACGCGATAACAGAGTCAGAGAAACAAGCGATACTTGATAAGTTTTTACCAGATGTAAATGGTCATTTAACGCGTTTTCCTCCTAAAGAAAAGCAGCGTATAGTTGTGCTTACTGTATTAGCGAAACGCTTTGACGAAAGTCGAATGTATACAGAAAAAGAAGTGAATGAAATTGTAAAAACATTATGGGATGACATTACATTAGTGCGCCGTTATCTCATTAGCTACGGTTTTCTCGATCGAAAACGAGATGGTAGCGCGTATTGGGTAAAAAAATAG
- a CDS encoding CobW family GTP-binding protein, whose protein sequence is MKDVYLFSGFLGSGKTSMLTDVIRQLKETGLKPAVIMNELGKLPFDSQAVDHDVPLKEMLEGCICCTGSEKTEAQIQSLLHDSDFDVLIIETTGAAHPVEALDAVYSPIFAEQLNIKGIVTVADSRLWLDRATLTPQVRSLFMEQIRHAHLLLANKTDLLTESEQAQVVFELQGFNPNAFILQTTNGRVPLKLLKGMQSTARIAKEDIVSAKIGSSFNLGSRLVEFEGSFTQEQFEDWVRTLPDSVYRMKGFVPIEGVKNPMLFQYAYGMVQWLPEFIKMPAKLVLIGENIKDVQVIGID, encoded by the coding sequence ATGAAGGATGTATATTTATTTAGTGGATTTTTAGGGAGCGGCAAAACGTCGATGCTAACCGACGTCATTCGTCAGCTAAAAGAGACCGGACTAAAACCGGCAGTTATAATGAATGAACTTGGTAAATTACCATTTGATTCGCAGGCTGTTGATCATGACGTGCCGCTGAAAGAAATGCTGGAAGGCTGTATTTGCTGCACAGGCTCGGAGAAAACTGAAGCTCAAATTCAGTCACTACTGCATGATAGCGACTTTGACGTATTAATTATTGAAACAACTGGCGCGGCGCATCCCGTAGAAGCATTAGATGCTGTGTATTCGCCAATTTTTGCAGAACAATTAAATATTAAAGGGATTGTCACTGTGGCTGATAGTAGACTTTGGTTAGACCGCGCTACGTTAACACCGCAAGTACGTTCATTATTTATGGAGCAAATTCGGCATGCGCACTTATTACTGGCAAACAAAACAGATTTACTGACAGAATCGGAGCAAGCACAGGTCGTTTTTGAGTTGCAAGGCTTTAATCCCAATGCCTTTATCCTACAAACTACAAACGGCCGCGTACCACTGAAACTCTTAAAAGGGATGCAATCTACAGCACGCATCGCCAAGGAAGACATTGTCTCAGCAAAAATTGGTTCAAGCTTTAATCTCGGCTCGCGTTTAGTCGAGTTCGAAGGGAGCTTCACGCAGGAGCAATTTGAGGATTGGGTGCGTACACTACCAGATTCGGTGTACCGCATGAAAGGTTTTGTGCCAATCGAAGGTGTGAAAAATCCAATGTTATTCCAATATGCGTATGGCATGGTGCAGTGGTTACCTGAATTCATCAAAATGCCAGCTAAACTTGTACTTATCGGTGAAAATATTAAAGACGTACAAGTAATCGGCATAGATTAA
- a CDS encoding Ger(x)C family spore germination protein — protein sequence MTIRFIKIIVVALLLGGCWDERLYKNLSVVSLAGIEGEIGDITGYYAYPESIGTEMNTVVITGKGASPREVRSEAELKVEQVLDLSMLSTLLISEKTASSGDFYDYLDIYFRDPSSPITAKLVVVSGDVKPFFDLSQQWKSESGAYYQRLIKSFEEASFVVPYTMQTASTILFETAKDLVLPYLKMDEELGRPVGEGVALFSGRSFSGETLNPQQSILLNILNESIGQVARLSYIYEGHPLSIRIVETKRNLDISDQINIMNKIDVAIVEFPQDNLKSKKKRDKIDQFLTEQITKDMEAVIKKLQDAKCDAIGLGQITRAYHTKYYEENWHEKFSTMNITTEIKLNVVETGILY from the coding sequence ATCACAATTCGATTCATCAAAATAATCGTTGTTGCTCTTTTACTCGGAGGATGTTGGGATGAACGTTTATATAAAAATTTATCAGTCGTTTCACTTGCCGGAATTGAAGGGGAAATAGGCGACATAACAGGCTACTATGCCTATCCAGAATCAATAGGAACAGAAATGAACACAGTTGTCATCACAGGCAAAGGAGCATCCCCTCGTGAAGTTCGTAGTGAAGCAGAACTAAAAGTGGAACAAGTCCTTGATTTGTCTATGTTATCGACGTTGTTAATTTCAGAAAAAACAGCTTCTTCAGGTGATTTTTATGACTATCTCGATATATATTTTCGCGATCCCAGTAGTCCGATTACGGCCAAGCTTGTAGTTGTTTCGGGTGATGTGAAGCCATTCTTCGACCTTAGTCAGCAGTGGAAGAGTGAATCCGGTGCATATTACCAACGCTTAATCAAAAGTTTCGAGGAGGCTTCTTTTGTGGTTCCCTATACGATGCAAACGGCTAGTACTATCCTATTTGAGACAGCAAAGGACTTAGTGTTGCCGTATTTAAAAATGGATGAGGAGCTAGGGCGTCCAGTCGGAGAGGGAGTCGCACTTTTTTCAGGGCGCTCATTTAGCGGAGAAACATTAAATCCGCAACAGTCGATTCTTTTAAATATATTAAATGAATCAATTGGCCAAGTAGCACGTTTGTCTTATATATACGAAGGCCATCCTTTGTCAATTAGAATTGTCGAAACAAAGCGAAATTTAGATATTTCTGATCAGATTAACATAATGAACAAGATAGATGTAGCCATTGTTGAATTTCCACAGGATAATTTGAAGAGCAAGAAAAAACGAGATAAGATCGACCAATTTTTAACGGAGCAAATAACTAAGGATATGGAGGCAGTTATAAAAAAATTACAAGATGCAAAGTGTGATGCGATTGGGCTCGGTCAAATTACACGCGCCTACCATACTAAGTATTATGAGGAAAATTGGCATGAAAAATTTTCAACGATGAACATTACAACTGAAATAAAGCTGAACGTTGTCGAAACAGGTATTTTATATTAA
- a CDS encoding spore germination protein gives MKQQDQNQEIQQKVQEIQQQFLQSEDFVVKEIAWSKDEQAILCFYSTLVKKSEVERYLYLMRHSKKTEAKKTEESLTITTEPYVKNKFIEYVCNGETIIYITSQNEMIRMNSPEFVHRTPDEPENESVLRGSHEGLVENFDSNVSLIRKRIKNNKLIVKKLTIGKETNSLAYYLYMEDVVDKEALQTIEERLNSIDLDMFYSVGQLNDYLDDNVWSPFPQLLNTERPDRVVANILEGKIAVMTDVSPTALIGPINFFTFYQSPDDYNSRTLVGSFYRIVRVLSFISAVFLPAFYIAVVSFNFEILPLELANKIKIDVNQIPYHPLIEAMILEITIELIREASIRLPKAVGQTIGIVGGLVIGNAIVSAGLVSNMMVIVVAFTAISSFVVPSMELNTTIRLLRFPFMVLASLFGFFGIVIGTLLLVIHLFNLSSLKQPYFTPFIPFQPKEIFKVILREPYYKAKKQATSFSPKEGEKK, from the coding sequence ATGAAACAACAAGATCAAAATCAAGAAATTCAACAAAAAGTGCAAGAAATTCAACAACAATTCCTCCAATCAGAAGATTTTGTTGTAAAGGAAATTGCTTGGAGTAAGGATGAACAGGCGATATTATGCTTCTATTCTACGCTTGTAAAAAAGAGTGAAGTGGAGCGCTATTTATATTTAATGAGGCATTCCAAAAAAACAGAAGCAAAAAAAACAGAAGAGTCTTTGACAATAACGACTGAGCCATATGTAAAAAACAAGTTCATCGAATATGTATGCAATGGTGAAACGATAATCTATATAACAAGTCAAAACGAAATGATTCGAATGAATAGTCCAGAATTTGTCCACCGAACACCTGACGAACCGGAAAATGAGTCTGTTCTGCGTGGTTCACACGAAGGGCTTGTAGAAAATTTTGATTCCAACGTATCGCTCATTCGAAAACGGATAAAAAACAATAAGCTCATCGTCAAAAAATTGACAATTGGCAAGGAAACAAATAGTTTAGCGTATTATCTTTATATGGAGGATGTTGTTGATAAGGAAGCGCTCCAAACAATAGAGGAACGTTTAAATTCCATTGACTTAGATATGTTTTATAGCGTGGGGCAGCTTAATGATTATTTGGATGATAATGTGTGGTCACCATTCCCTCAGCTACTGAATACGGAAAGACCGGACAGAGTTGTAGCAAATATTCTTGAGGGGAAAATTGCGGTCATGACCGATGTTTCCCCTACTGCACTTATTGGCCCAATAAACTTCTTTACATTTTACCAATCACCGGATGACTATAATTCACGAACTTTAGTCGGTTCGTTTTATCGTATTGTGCGGGTTTTAAGTTTTATCTCAGCAGTTTTCCTACCTGCATTTTATATTGCAGTCGTCAGCTTTAACTTTGAAATTTTGCCACTTGAGCTGGCCAATAAAATAAAAATTGATGTCAATCAAATTCCATATCATCCGCTTATTGAAGCAATGATTCTTGAAATTACGATTGAGCTCATTCGAGAGGCGAGTATTCGCTTACCAAAAGCTGTAGGGCAGACGATTGGTATTGTCGGTGGTTTAGTTATTGGGAACGCCATTGTGAGTGCAGGACTCGTATCCAATATGATGGTTATTGTTGTAGCTTTTACAGCAATTTCAAGTTTCGTTGTGCCTTCTATGGAGCTCAATACTACAATAAGACTATTACGATTTCCGTTTATGGTATTGGCGTCACTCTTTGGTTTTTTTGGCATTGTGATTGGGACGCTTTTATTGGTTATTCATTTATTTAATTTAAGTTCACTCAAACAGCCATATTTTACGCCATTTATTCCTTTCCAACCAAAAGAGATTTTTAAAGTGATACTTCGTGAGCCGTATTATAAGGCGAAAAAGCAAGCGACAAGCTTTTCTCCCAAAGAGGGTGAGAAGAAATGA
- a CDS encoding VOC family protein, with protein sequence MIQQIGQVMLYVNDQQQVLNFWVDQIGFVSKESYDDGQIRWYEIAPTMDAETSFVLHDKQLIAKMQPELNLATPSILLYADAIDALYEQFKAKGITVGELVNMPMGRVFNFADPENNYFAIVEKG encoded by the coding sequence ATGATCCAACAAATTGGGCAAGTGATGTTATATGTAAACGATCAGCAACAAGTATTAAATTTTTGGGTAGATCAAATTGGATTTGTCAGCAAAGAGTCGTATGATGATGGGCAAATACGCTGGTACGAAATCGCGCCGACAATGGATGCTGAGACGTCATTTGTGCTCCATGATAAGCAGCTCATAGCGAAAATGCAACCGGAACTTAATTTAGCAACGCCGTCGATATTGCTTTACGCCGATGCTATAGATGCGCTTTATGAACAATTTAAAGCAAAGGGCATTACGGTTGGCGAGCTAGTTAACATGCCGATGGGACGCGTATTTAACTTTGCAGATCCAGAAAATAATTATTTTGCTATTGTAGAAAAGGGATAA